Genomic window (Leptospira andrefontaineae):
TTTCGTCGGAAGTTTCGGTTTCCTTAGATCCTAGGCCGACTCCAAATAGAAGTATTGAACCTAGGAGTAATGCAGAAAGTTTCTTCCGACAAATAATCATTCGGGAGCAGGACCTAATTTTTTATAAATTTCGGTATTATTCAGATCCGGATTCGAAAGTTCCAGAGTTTCTTTATTCGCTTTCTTCACGATATAACGAATGTCGAATCCTAGATTCAAAAACCTAAATATAAGCTCAGGTTCTCTTGATTTGGTTTCTTTTTCGTAAAACTCATATTCAATTCTACGTTGGTTTTCTGGATCTTCCGGATTTTCGTAGATAGCAAGTCCAGGTCTGAAGATGGAAAGTTTAGGAGCCTTGCCCGGCTCTGAATTTTTACACTGTCCGTCTGCTGTACAAACGGAAGTTCTTTCCCATATACCTAAAATTCTCTCCTGTAGTGGAGGTTGACAGCCTATGAGTAAGGATAAGACCGCTAGGGAAAAAAGAATTTTTTTCATGGAAGCCAAGCTATACCGCGTAGTAAGGATGTCCAGGGAATTCCCGAAGCCCTTAAACCTATAAGAGCTGGCATATTGTGAGAGCAGAGCTTGTTACTTAGATTCGTTGAAAATATTCGTCGATCTTGAGCACTTCGAAAGTTTTCATTAAATCAGGATGTATCTCTCTTATATCGATCGCTATCCCTTCTAACTTTGCATTTTTGCAAAACCAAACCAGTGAACTGATGGAAATGGAATTCATCACCGGAATTTTGCCAAGGTCCAGGACGATTTTAGCCGGTTTTTTGGCGATCGCGTCCATTAACTGGTTTCGAAATGCGTAATAGTCGTTAAAAAGGGCAGTCAGCTCCGGCTGGATCTCGATAATCTCCGAATTTTCACCCATTTTCGATTTGAGTCCTTTTTTGGCCTTTTCTGAGAAATTTTCGGCCAGATCTCTTTTTTTATCTTTGGGAATTTTGAAATTCAACCGAAATTTTAAATGGGAGAGCTTTATGTTCCAAAAAACACATTTCATGAAGACTCAGGACTTATTAGAGAAGGGAATGAACGCCGCCTCTATGAAAAGAAAAGTCCTCGCAGACAATATCGCAAATGCCGATGTTCCCCATTTTAAAAGAAGCGAAGTACTTTTTGAATCCATGATCAAAAGAGCATTGGAATCGGAAAAGATAGAAGCTTCTAAAGCGATCCCTACTAGGATCGAAGACGAACGTCATATTTCCTTTTTTACTCCATTAGATTATAAATCTGTAAAGCCTAAGGCAAACATAGATTATCTGACCACTGTTAGAGCCGATGGAAATAACGTAGATCCTGAGAAAGAAGTTATGGAAGCTTCCAATTCTCAAATGCAATACATGATGATGGTCGAAAGAATGAATGCGAACTTCCGTGATTTGAAGAACGTAATGAGGTTGGCTTAATCTCGATAGAGACATAGCTAAGATTTAGAGGAAGAAGATGGGACTATTTAGCGCAGTTAATATCTCCGCCACCGGACTTTCAGCACAAAGACTCCGTATGGATGTGATCGGGAACAATATCGCGAATGCAACCACTACTAGAAATACGAATGGAGATGGTCCTTTCCGCAGGGATAGAGTGATCCTGACTCCTGTAAATCTTAGAACCAAATGGAAAAGTCCAGTTTATCCTTTTGGTCTTTCTCCTGGAGAAGGTAAAGGTGTGAAAGTAATGAAAATCGAAAAGGATATGAGTCCTTTAAGATTAACTTATGATCCTACCCACCCTGATGCGATCCAGATCGGACCTAAAAAAGGCTATGTAGAAATGCCTAACGTAAATATAGTCACCGAAATGACGGACATGATCTCGGCCTCCAGATCGTACGAGGCAAACGTCCAGATGATTAACGGATCCAAGGCAATGTTCAACAAAGCCTTAGAGATCGGAAGGGCTTAATAGGAGAGAAGAATGAACGTAGATTTTAATTCCAAACTTTGGTACAATTATAACTCGGGATATTCCGATTCTCGTTTTCCTCTTTCTCCTAAAGGTGACAAGGTTTCCGTAAAGATAGATGACCAACGCCATTATGGAGATGTGAAAGAGCCAGTGGCTCCAGACTATGTTGCTGAAAGTTTTTCAGAAGCAATGAGAAACGCGTTCAAATCTGTAAACGACCTACAGGTAGAAGCAGACGAACTCACTCAAAAAATGGTATATGATCCAAACAGTGTAGATGCTCACGAAGTAATGGTAGCTTCTGAAAAAGCAAGAGTGGCGCTTACATTCACTAAAACTCTCGCAGATGGAGTTGTAAGAGCTTATAGAGATCTTACTTCCATGAGATAATTTTTATCATTCGAATTTCGATTCGACTAATCTATTCCAAAAATACAATAAGACTATGCCTGAGTTATTGGGATGGTTTTTAGACGGGATGATCCTCTTCGGAGGATTTCTTTCGTTTTTACTTGCAATCGGTGAATTTCCTTCCGACAAGAAACATAAATTCCAAGTTTTACTTTCTCTTACTCTAGTCTCCTTAGGATTTATGCAACTTTCCGGTGCTTTGGTTTTAAATCCAAATGCTGGTCAGGATCTAAACCTAAAACTTTGGAATCTTCCTCTTTTATATCTTCCACCTGCTTTTGCTTTTTTATCTCTTCTAGCTTTTTTGGAAGAAGACTTCAGATATAAGTCGGTCCATACTCTCTTCTTCCTTCCATTCTTACTTTGTTTGGGAGTTATTCTATTTTTCAGATTAGGGGACTATGCCAGATCTTCTGCTTCGAGCAATATCTATTGGAATATTTTAGATCCGATTTCTGGAACAGGGATACTTTACTTAGGTGCAGGGATTTTTTCTTTGAGCTTCGTTTTTCCGATCTTCAAGATACTTCCCAAAATCTCTGAACTGAAATTTAAGATCTTATTCGGTATATTTGCTTTAGATTGTTTGATTGTTTCTATTTTCGGAATGATTGGACTGATATTCAATCCTATCTTTTTGAAACTTGCACTTTTAACCGTGACCCTTGCAGTCTCGCTCGTGTATTATATCCGAAGGAAATATTTCGATTTTCCGGAAACTATCAGATCCGATCTGGCAAAAGCAAAATATTCTAGGACCAGATTAGAAGGTATGGAAATCGATCCTATATTAGAAAAATTAAACTTTCTATTCGAATCCGAAAAGATCCATCGTAGAGAAGATCTGTCCTTAGCGGAACTTGCCAAAGAATTATCGCTAACTACTCATCAATTTTCGGAACTAATCAATAATAGGATAGGAAAAGGGTATTTTTCTCTGATCAACCATCATAGAGTAGAAGATGCAAAACAACTTTTGTCTGAAACGGATAAAACAGTTTTGGAAATCGCAATGACAGTCGGTTTTAATAATCGTTCTTCATTTAATGAAGCCTTTTTGAAACTTACTCAAAAAACTCCGATTTCCTATCGAAAAATGTGTAAACCTTTATAACGCCGGACGACCGGTTCAGAAAAACGGTGTATCTTCTTCTCATCCCAAACGAGAGGACAAAGATGCAAACTCATTCACTTTCAGATCAAACTGGTTCACTTATAGGATGGATCACTAAAATTTTTCTGGCTTTAAACTTGGCGGTATATGCCGGATTTACTATAGCCTTCCTTCTATTTCCGATTCCTTTAGCGAATTCAATCGGGTATACGATCCATTCGAGTGCAGCGCTTGCTGACTTCAGAGCAATGTATTCCGGTTTATGTTTCGGGGTTGGGCTTATAGTATATTACGGTTTAGTAAAGCCGGAATTTAAAACCCAGGCCATTCTTCTTTCCATAGCAAGTGCAGCAGGGTTATTTGTAGCAAGACTATACACACTGTTCTTGGACGGACCGGGAAACGAGTACATCTACTTGAGCATGGCGACTGAAATTGTTTCCGTATTCTTGGGAGCTTGGCTTTTAAGAAAAAATTGAGGCCGACGAAACTTCTTCGGAAATAAAAAAGGCGGGTCAAAGCCCGCCTTCTCTTCTTAACTATCAGAAAATCTTAAGGTTTGATCTTCTTGATCAATTTCAGATCCGCTTTGCTGAACACTGCGATTTCAGTTTTTCCGGAACCTTCTTCCTTACCGGTAACGTAAATTTTTTCGCCGAAGAAAGTTACGTTTGAATTCGGGCTTATCTCTTCTTCAGTTCCAGCAATTTTCTTTAAACCTTTGTCGTAACGGCTTAAATAATATTTTCCGTTTCTTTCTTCAAAGGCATAGATCTCTTCTCCTTTGATGATCATTGGAGTTCGCCAGAATACCGAATCAGCTGACCAAACCGCAGGTTTTAATGTTTCCTGATCGATCAGTATAAGTTTGTGAGCAGCAGAGTGATCGGATTCGTAACCAACGACCAGTGCTTTTCCATCCACTACTTCGAATGTGCGTCCGCAGATCTTATTAAATTCACCTTTGAAGATCGTATCATCTTGGGCTGGATCTAATGCATGAAGTTCGTTACTATAATGTCCGTCTGAAGTGTATTTTAAAGTTTTGAGGAATAGAATTTTTCCACCGACAACGTTCTTGTCGAATTCTTCTTTTTTCTTCTGTTCTTCTTTAACTGTTTCTAACTCTTTCTTAGTTTCCTTCAGCTCTTGTTTGATCTCTTCCTTGGACTTATTATCGTCGGACTTAGCTTCGGATTTTTTAGAATCTCCGGAAGAAGAACTTTTGGAATCGGAAGAGGATGAGGAAGATTTAGAATCCGATTTACGAGATTCTTCTTTTTTTGCGATCTCTTTCTCTTTATCTTTTAATTGTTGCTCTTCCTTTTTGGCCTTTTGTTGTTCTTGTTGGGCCTGTTTACGTTCTTCTTGTTTTTGAGTGATCTTTTGTTTGTTCTTAACAGGATCTTTGTTCAGTTCCTGGATCTCTCTTTCTGCATTCCTTTCTTTGCTGGAAGCATCTTCTTGTTTTTTTCTATTCTCTTCCTGTTTGTCTTTGAGTTTACGTTTTTCTTCTTCCGCCTTCTCATTTTGAAGGTCGTTCATTTTTTTCTTATCGTCTTGGCCTTCTTTCTTTTTATCCAAGTCTCTATTGACTTCTTTCTCAAGCTCGTCGGTATCCAGATCCTTTCCATCATCGGAAAGAATATTGGTTACGATAGGAATAATGATCTGAGTTTTTCCTGGCCATTCCGTATAACGTCTACCGATACCGATCTTATCGTTTTGCGAGTTCTTCACAACTTCGGTATTATATTTACGTTTAACATAATCTGCGCCCTTACGATGGATCGCATTATAATAAAGTATATAAGTTGCTAATGTATCCGAGTTCGCTTCTGAATATCCGAAGTTTGCCTTCACATATCCAGAAAGGATCCTTTGAATGGAGTTAATATGTCCGTAATCCGCATCTTTACCGATGCTGATCAGATCTGCTCCAAATTTTTTTTCTTTCTCATCAGGAAGAATGCGGATCGCAGTGATCCCATCGGCAGAAGCTGCTGATTTAGGATCCTTCTTTAATGCATCGGATAATCCAGCTCCTGTTCTTGCATTACTTCCTTTTGTCTCTTCGTCAGCTCTTGCAGCGGATCTATTGACGAAGTTCACTTTTCCGGAAGAACGAACTTCCTTTTCTCCAAGTTTAGGCCCCTCTTGGGCGAAGATCGGAAAGCTAAAACTTCCTAGGAAGATTAGAAATACGGCCAGTCGAATCCGTGACATTATGGAACTCCTTTGAAAAACGAACCCCCCAAACTTGGGAGAGACGAATGGCTATCTTACGATTCTAGATAGGACTCTGCCAAGGATTTTTCGATTCTTATAGAATGTAGGAACAGTAAGAAGTTGCCTCCCGAGACCTGATTTTTACCCTAACCTCATGAGCAAATTTGAGCGCCGAATCTACAATTTTTGCGCAGGTCCTGCGATGTTACCGAGTCCAGTCATGGAGAAGGCAGCTTCCGAGTTTCTAAACTACCGCGGGTCCGGTATGTCCATTATGGAAGATAGCCATAGGGGAAAACTTTTTGAAGAAGTCCTGGATACTTCCCTTTCCTTGCTCAGAGAATTATTATCTGTTCCGGAAAATTACGAAATTATGTTTCTTTCCGGAGGAGCTAGCCTTCACTTCTCCGCCCTACCCTTAAATCTTCTGAAAGAGGGAGAATCCGCTGATTTTGCTGTCACAGGTATTTGGGCTAAGAAGGCTATGGAAGAAGCACTTAGATTCAACCCTGTCAAAAAGATCTACGACGGAGAAGATCATAAATACACCGAATCACCTGAACTGAACGACTCCATGGTAAATTCTGGAGCTGCTTATGTTTATATAACTTCTAATAATACTTTATTAGGAACTCGTTATACAACTATTCCGAATATCACTAA
Coding sequences:
- a CDS encoding DUF4345 family protein, translating into MQTHSLSDQTGSLIGWITKIFLALNLAVYAGFTIAFLLFPIPLANSIGYTIHSSAALADFRAMYSGLCFGVGLIVYYGLVKPEFKTQAILLSIASAAGLFVARLYTLFLDGPGNEYIYLSMATEIVSVFLGAWLLRKN
- the flgC gene encoding flagellar basal body rod protein FlgC translates to MGLFSAVNISATGLSAQRLRMDVIGNNIANATTTRNTNGDGPFRRDRVILTPVNLRTKWKSPVYPFGLSPGEGKGVKVMKIEKDMSPLRLTYDPTHPDAIQIGPKKGYVEMPNVNIVTEMTDMISASRSYEANVQMINGSKAMFNKALEIGRA
- a CDS encoding STAS domain-containing protein, which codes for MGENSEIIEIQPELTALFNDYYAFRNQLMDAIAKKPAKIVLDLGKIPVMNSISISSLVWFCKNAKLEGIAIDIREIHPDLMKTFEVLKIDEYFQRI
- a CDS encoding helix-turn-helix domain-containing protein, which encodes MPELLGWFLDGMILFGGFLSFLLAIGEFPSDKKHKFQVLLSLTLVSLGFMQLSGALVLNPNAGQDLNLKLWNLPLLYLPPAFAFLSLLAFLEEDFRYKSVHTLFFLPFLLCLGVILFFRLGDYARSSASSNIYWNILDPISGTGILYLGAGIFSLSFVFPIFKILPKISELKFKILFGIFALDCLIVSIFGMIGLIFNPIFLKLALLTVTLAVSLVYYIRRKYFDFPETIRSDLAKAKYSRTRLEGMEIDPILEKLNFLFESEKIHRREDLSLAELAKELSLTTHQFSELINNRIGKGYFSLINHHRVEDAKQLLSETDKTVLEIAMTVGFNNRSSFNEAFLKLTQKTPISYRKMCKPL
- the flgB gene encoding flagellar basal body rod protein FlgB; the encoded protein is MFQKTHFMKTQDLLEKGMNAASMKRKVLADNIANADVPHFKRSEVLFESMIKRALESEKIEASKAIPTRIEDERHISFFTPLDYKSVKPKANIDYLTTVRADGNNVDPEKEVMEASNSQMQYMMMVERMNANFRDLKNVMRLA
- the fliE gene encoding flagellar hook-basal body complex protein FliE, which encodes MNVDFNSKLWYNYNSGYSDSRFPLSPKGDKVSVKIDDQRHYGDVKEPVAPDYVAESFSEAMRNAFKSVNDLQVEADELTQKMVYDPNSVDAHEVMVASEKARVALTFTKTLADGVVRAYRDLTSMR
- a CDS encoding LIC10301 family lipoprotein encodes the protein MKKILFSLAVLSLLIGCQPPLQERILGIWERTSVCTADGQCKNSEPGKAPKLSIFRPGLAIYENPEDPENQRRIEYEFYEKETKSREPELIFRFLNLGFDIRYIVKKANKETLELSNPDLNNTEIYKKLGPAPE
- a CDS encoding P83/100 family protein; translated protein: MSRIRLAVFLIFLGSFSFPIFAQEGPKLGEKEVRSSGKVNFVNRSAARADEETKGSNARTGAGLSDALKKDPKSAASADGITAIRILPDEKEKKFGADLISIGKDADYGHINSIQRILSGYVKANFGYSEANSDTLATYILYYNAIHRKGADYVKRKYNTEVVKNSQNDKIGIGRRYTEWPGKTQIIIPIVTNILSDDGKDLDTDELEKEVNRDLDKKKEGQDDKKKMNDLQNEKAEEEKRKLKDKQEENRKKQEDASSKERNAEREIQELNKDPVKNKQKITQKQEERKQAQQEQQKAKKEEQQLKDKEKEIAKKEESRKSDSKSSSSSSDSKSSSSGDSKKSEAKSDDNKSKEEIKQELKETKKELETVKEEQKKKEEFDKNVVGGKILFLKTLKYTSDGHYSNELHALDPAQDDTIFKGEFNKICGRTFEVVDGKALVVGYESDHSAAHKLILIDQETLKPAVWSADSVFWRTPMIIKGEEIYAFEERNGKYYLSRYDKGLKKIAGTEEEISPNSNVTFFGEKIYVTGKEEGSGKTEIAVFSKADLKLIKKIKP